The stretch of DNA TCGATTGAACCAGAATTTTCACCCCTAGCTTTGTCACCTAACACCGAAATAGGAAAATCACAGTAATAACAACGGCGACGACAGAAGGGAATATGAATATATGCAGAATTGGTAAATTGAGGTACTGTTTCGGGAAAAATCAAATTTATTGTCGTGGGGAAAGTAGCCGTCATAAAAATAATTTTCCGAAATGGTTAACTGTTGTCAATTAAAAATTTTGAAGGTTTAGCAAACTCAAAAAAGTTGAAAAATTTAACTTAAATAATGTTAAAGAAAAGACAACAGTGGCAAAAGAAGTAAGAAAATCATAATCTGTCTGAATTGATGAGGATTTGAGCTTTTGAACCGCAATTTGAGCAACCGAAGGCATGGAAAACAGGAAATACGTCAAAGATATAATAAATGAGCGTAGGAAAATATACTGACCAGCCAAACGCAAATTTTAATTTTATGGGAATGGAATCATGATAGATGCAGTCATCATAATTATATTCATCGTAGCAGCCGCCGGAATCGGCTATGACGCTGTAGAATTACTTCCTGACGATGTACTCACCCAAGTTTCAAACGTCGAAGCAGTACGTTGGATCTCAGCGAGTTTCACAGCGATCGTCGGTTTAGCGATCGGCTTAACTGCACAAACTACTTATCGTCGGATCGAACGGCGAGTTAGCAATACTCCGATTGAAGTTATTCTCACACGAGCAGTGGGTTTGGCGATCGGACTGTTACTAGCTAATTTGATGCTAGCACCGATTTTCTTACTACCAATTCCGAAGGAATTTAGTTTCATTAAGCCGATGATAGCTATTTTGGGTAGCGTCCTGTTTGCTTTTCTAGGAGTTAGCCTCGCTGACACTCATGGTCGCACTTTTTTGCGCCTGATTAATCCCAATAGCTTGGAAACGATTTTACTAGCAGAAGGAACGCTGAAACCTGCCTGTACGAAAATTTTAGACACTAGCTGCATTATTGACGGTCGCATTGAAGAATTGCTCAACACCGGATTTGTGGAAGGTCAAATTCTGATCCCTCATTTTGTCTTACAGGAGTTGCAAATGTTGGCTGACTCTGCTAACGATCAAAAGCGCATCCGGGGACGGAGGGGATTAGATATTCTCAACCGAATGCAGGAAACTTATCCAGAACAGATTAATATTCATCCGGCGGATTTTGAGGAGATTACTACGGTAGACGCTAAGTTAGTGCATTTGGCTCAAGAAATTAATGGTACGCTTCTGACTAATGACTATAACCTTAATAAAGTTGCTAGTTTGCAGAAAGTGGCAGCACTGAATGTGAATGATTTAGCGCAAGCGGTACGCCCAATTTATCTCCCAGGAGATAGTTTAGAGGTCAAAATTCTTAAGGAAGGTAAGGAAGCTGCTCAAGGAGTTGGTTATCTCGAAGACGGTACGATGGTGGTAGTGGATGAAGGACGGGATTATCTGGGTTCAGAAATTCGGGTAATTGTTACTTCGGCTTTGCAAACTTCGGCGGGAAGGATGATTTTCGCTAAACCTCAAGCTTCGATGGTGGCTTAGACAGTTATCAGTTAGCAGTTATCAGTTAACAGTGAACAGTGAGCAGTTAACAGTGAGCAGTTATCAGTTAACAGTGAGCAGTTAACAGTGAGCAGTTAACAGTTTATCCTCCTTCCCAATCCCCAGTCCCCAGTCCCCAGTCCCCAAT from Oscillatoria salina IIICB1 encodes:
- a CDS encoding PIN/TRAM domain-containing protein, with the protein product MIDAVIIIIFIVAAAGIGYDAVELLPDDVLTQVSNVEAVRWISASFTAIVGLAIGLTAQTTYRRIERRVSNTPIEVILTRAVGLAIGLLLANLMLAPIFLLPIPKEFSFIKPMIAILGSVLFAFLGVSLADTHGRTFLRLINPNSLETILLAEGTLKPACTKILDTSCIIDGRIEELLNTGFVEGQILIPHFVLQELQMLADSANDQKRIRGRRGLDILNRMQETYPEQINIHPADFEEITTVDAKLVHLAQEINGTLLTNDYNLNKVASLQKVAALNVNDLAQAVRPIYLPGDSLEVKILKEGKEAAQGVGYLEDGTMVVVDEGRDYLGSEIRVIVTSALQTSAGRMIFAKPQASMVA